The sequence below is a genomic window from Mercenaria mercenaria strain notata chromosome 14, MADL_Memer_1, whole genome shotgun sequence.
TTTCCAGCAATAGCTCTtttatgaattcatggatttccgAGTTAGCTCTCGGCCTGCgacatttatataaatgcatgCCTCTTAATATTATAGTATTATCTAAACATACATATACCTTCCAAAATACGTATCAGACGGCTCTGGAATGCTTTCATACACGATAAAACAGCGGCAAATCTTAATATGATCAAACTGACGTTTACTTCAATCACAATATCTCCCCAAGCcatgaaataatctttaaaaagcGGTTATTTAGACAATAAAGTAACATTAATTGTTCACACCATTGTTCAACATTCACAATTATTGTGGTACATAACgaataaaatgcatgtatatacaaaatgaaagtcagaATGAATGTCTAGACTAAACAAGCATCTGTATGAACCTACGAAGAAAAAAATTGTATCACTCACTGATACCAAAATGGCACATTTAAACTATTGCCCCTCACGGACTGACGCTCAAATTTTGGCATGACACAAAGGGCAGTTTCTGTGATACTTTAGATTGTCACAGATTGTACAATATAAAAAATGTCCACATGGAATGTAAATAACTTCTTTGTTTCGTGTTTTACAGTGGATGCACAATATGAGCTCTGTCAGTCTCTCCTCTACGGCATCACATTCGACTAtggaatataaaacaaacatgcTTGTTAACAATATCCCGACTATAGGTCGGTCTtactatttttaaatataaattatctctctctaaaatatatatattattgtaagaCATTGAACAGGCGCTAGCTAGCCCAAGAATTAACATCTACTGTATATCACATCTCCCCGAAGGTAAAGAAAAATTCTTTAAATACCCATTATTAAATGGACACATAATTGGACACATTAGCCTCCTAGACATCGATAACTAGTGGAGTATAGACAGTAAATGCTATAGAAAAAATATACCATTGATTCTAAATGCGTACTAAATGGAATAGCATTTTCATACTAACATTTTTCAAGGGTTATTTGCTCCTCCTCGCAAACCTAGTTATTTAGTAAATGATACACGAAGAAAGCTAAATGTACAGTTAAGGCATCGTCACAGTGGCGGCAATTTTACTCAattttttacatgcaaattttcataacaataaaagatgactaagtggtaacaataaagtaaataattgtgaacatatgcaagtaaaaggatgtgcatttcactacctgtattatgcctttattcgatatttttctctggccaaaatcaccaaaatttgcaattttacatgtagtcaaaatcaatatatattcaatacatgtaaaaactaattacagccaattgtaaagcaaaCCATGAAGAACAAAGTCTTAaggaatttattttgaaattttacctgctTACTAAATTATACACAAACATccaaacaccatcaatttatctaatttgttttatctgtttacaCATAATTTACAGGTTTATAAGCAGATGATATTATAGGTTGACTGTTCAATGAAAAATTTCATCTCCCAGTGCAAATCAATAGCGTTAGTGTGGTGTTGCATTTAACCATCGAATGTGTACTAGTTTACTTAGCTAGCTGTGGTCAGTAACGcacatgtacaaacaacattttaaattaaatctacatggggttgtctttttgtgtctaatgcaataaccaggaacaatttcgacaagaATTCCGTAAGATTTtgtagtatacatattgtacttcaaaatactaaattttgtcttgtgaatataattatgttctaatgGAATTTGACTGCccataatatttctatattttgggCCAAACTTTCGATCTAAACGACACATTTACAAGCGGCGTAGGTACTACAATTCATCAAATGGTTCTATGATGACGATAATTTGACCacctgttaaggctttagtgcagtTTTCAAGAGGAAAacactcggcctgaaaatattaACTGCTACTGAGTTATGACTGTTGCGATGCTCTTAAATGTACTTATGTAACAAGTAGACAAAATAATCGATTTTTTCTGGTAGAATGATTTACCTGTTACATTGCTTGTCAAGGTCGGTACTTGGATAGGGGGAACCATTATTGGTGTAAATGTACAAATACAATCGGAACATCTTCCGTATGACTTTCTCTGAAATAAGTATAAGTTTCCTTAATGTTGTAGtaacattcatttaaattttaaattgagaTAGCAGGTAAAATATGAGTGGCTTGATTATTAAATATCACGGAAAAGGCAAGAGGAAAATAATGCcttatgttttattatgtatcATATACGAGCTATTACATTTTATCTTACCACTAACATTCAATTCAGTATTTTAATTTATCGAAGATCAGTGTACGTTTGTCTTCAGCAAAACTTCAAACCATCTTTCAATTATACAATTTcgagaatattttgttttgtggCAGCCGAAAAACTTGTTTGCATTCTGAAttgattgttttaataataaaacagagCAAAAATACAAACTATATGGAGATTTGCTGATTTACTTACCACGGTTTTATCACCAAACATATGCTGGAGAACTGCTGAACGTAAATCCGATATGAAATAAGAGATCATCCATTTGTAACACTGGGACATTATGCAACGCTGTGTATATAGACATATTTTTGTCTTCATATCTAGTAATGAACCTGCGAATGATAATGTGTTCTTTTTTCGCATTTATATGTGTCTACAAaatcagaataaaatatataagaactgcataaaaatgatattgatttaTCATCGAGTGGACTGTTTCAGTTTTATAAGCCTGTCCTATATGTTACAtttattcaaaaagaaaataacttgTCGTGATGAAACTCATATGGCGGCTTTCTAACTGCTTTTCGTGGTAGAAGAAGGCCACAAAAGTCCATCCTGACATTATTTCACGCACAGATATGCACCTGTATTGAAATTTCGTCCTTccattagccagctggatggattaaTTACATGAAACAAATCTGTGCTCCAAGCTTCTAAATTATTCTTCCATTGATTTGAGGCAAACTTTCCCATAACGTCCCTGTACAAATTAccacaaaatgattttaaactcTAGACTTTAAGTACCTGGACAAATCAGGCGGGAAAACGAAATCAGCAATATGTGTATCATGCCAGCGGTGATGAGCCGCATCTCCTGATCAAAGAAACTTTTGAATCCTTTCAGCAATATATTGATAAGGACAGCAGTTTTGTTCACATATACAGTTAAATGTGTACCTGAAAAGAAAAAATGCTACATACGAAATGGAAGCATACAAAAATTAACAATGtggttagaaataatatgttcttgacaaaatttgatttgaaaattttggttataacaccatatttattttatctttgttattgattaaaacaacgttttttcatATTAATAAGGTCACCGAGACGAATCTTTGGAAGAATGGAaagcaaacatgaaaaataataacagactcggttcatgagaggtaatgaaatatgcagcaCTCCCCACTCCTCTTAAATTAGCATCGGCTGAAGAGGAATTCTATCAAACATGAATTATATTGAACGGACTCCAAGGTCCCAAAATACCAGAAAAGGTAACGACATTGAGTCTATACAACACTTCTTGGCGACATTTCTGAATATCAAATACGTCTTTAATCTAAAACTTCTACCTACATGAGTACGCCACCAACAGTACCATACAAGCAATGTTGACGATTCCTGCAGAAGGTGACATTAATAAGAATGCCATGTTCGTATCTGTAAAATGACGTCACGGTATAGGTTTTAATGCTGCCTGAAATGAATGAATTGTGtccatttttctgttttaaaaaagcTTCACATAAACTTACatacacaaaatgtatatttcattggaAAAATGCATTCTAACAAAACACAACAGAAGTGTTGATTCAAAAGCCAGTTTATGTCAAAGCTGAATTAAAATCTGTATCATAAAATCATCGATATTTTGATATATACTGCCATTATAAAGCACacggccctatcttttttatttgccaaatttccaagtatattctgaagttttgaaaaaaaatcatggttTAATCAAAAGACAATTAACAACTCATGAATTGAGAAAAAGAagtttaagtaaaatatatactcTAGACCAGATTTCATAAATATTACAAGTACAAGCATTTTGTTGGTATTTGGTCCCGTAtagtttttttgtataatttagaAATGCCGATGCCAAATATATATGTTAGTCTTTATGGGTCAAAtggcagaaaacaaaatggccgccgaATTAAGATATTTTCCAGATAAGGCATATTTAATAGTATCACAATTACCTAGAAATATATGGATTTTTTATAAGACTTATGTGTAACAAGGTAACTGattaaaaatgtaacaatttttaaagataaattgcGTCTTGTTTAAATATGTGCCCACTTAAGATTAACAAAAAGAATAATATAAGTCtcttaaatgacatttttaaccaAACTAAAAATTGTTACTAGACAAGCCATGTTAGTTATTGCAACCTCGACTATAAGAAGCTTAATCCATGAAATTTTCGTCACATTGTAATTTAAACATTACAACCTTTGATAGTTCCAGTTCATCTGTTAATTTACTCCAATTCATAACCTGGATTTTTTATCACATTTGCATGCTTAGTATATCTATACACATGGgcctatttattttgcatttacatCTAAAAGCCCTACATCAAGACGACTTTGCAAGCATTAGACTTCATACAAGTTCAAGGAATGAGGTCATGCGTAA
It includes:
- the LOC128548258 gene encoding baculoviral IAP repeat-containing protein 7-B-like, with amino-acid sequence MSQCYKWMISYFISDLRSAVLQHMFGDKTVRKSYGRCSDCICTFTPIMVPPIQVPTLTSNVTVECDAVEERLTELILCIHCKTRNKEVIYIPCGHFLYCTICDNLKYHRNCPLCHAKI